A genome region from Bradyrhizobium commune includes the following:
- a CDS encoding NtaA/DmoA family FMN-dependent monooxygenase (This protein belongs to a clade of FMN-dependent monooxygenases, within a broader family of flavin-dependent oxidoreductases, the luciferase-like monooxygenase (LMM) family, some of whose members use coenzyme F420 rather than FMN.) produces the protein MPTKPFHLAWFLQGSSVQAWGEAWTGHIGQTWMEPELFLNLARTLERACFDYILLEDSSYVGESFGGSTEIYLKNGIAVPRQDPSVVAALMTQVTSRIGIVPTFGTYAYHPYLLARLVATLDQVSGGRIGWNAVTGSSDFAAMNFGMQGMPDHDLRYDMADEYMEVCRGLWGSWEPGAIVADRKSGVLVDPAKVHAVNYSGKYFSTRGPLNSGPPPQGQPVIAQAGGSARGRKFAAAHADTIVVHAKGIEAMRAYREDVHKNMVAQGRKPSDCKVLYLINPILGETMDEAEERKKKRSAIAMERIDERLAHFGKVTNIDFGKFDLEKPLPDEVTTNGHQQNLEQFRKTANGRSIRETMASFNAVDLSVELCGTPDVVAARMGEVMQEVGGDGFLFSMPNVNRRTLAEIEDGLVPALQDRGLMRTAYEHKHFRDNLLAY, from the coding sequence ATGCCCACCAAACCGTTTCACCTCGCCTGGTTCCTTCAGGGATCGAGCGTGCAAGCTTGGGGCGAGGCATGGACCGGGCACATCGGTCAGACCTGGATGGAGCCCGAGTTGTTCCTGAACCTGGCGCGCACGCTCGAGCGTGCCTGCTTTGACTACATCCTGCTCGAAGATTCATCCTATGTCGGCGAGAGCTTCGGCGGCTCGACCGAGATCTACCTCAAGAACGGCATCGCGGTGCCGCGTCAGGATCCGTCGGTGGTGGCGGCGCTGATGACGCAGGTGACATCGCGCATCGGCATCGTACCTACTTTCGGAACATACGCCTATCACCCCTATTTGCTCGCCCGCCTGGTGGCGACGCTCGACCAGGTGTCGGGCGGACGCATCGGATGGAATGCCGTCACTGGAAGCTCGGACTTCGCGGCCATGAACTTCGGCATGCAGGGCATGCCGGATCACGATCTGCGCTACGACATGGCGGACGAATACATGGAGGTCTGCCGCGGGCTGTGGGGCTCGTGGGAGCCAGGCGCGATCGTCGCCGACCGCAAGAGCGGCGTGCTGGTCGATCCCGCCAAGGTCCACGCGGTCAACTACAGCGGCAAGTATTTCAGCACGCGCGGGCCGCTCAACTCCGGACCGCCGCCGCAGGGCCAGCCCGTGATCGCCCAGGCCGGCGGCTCGGCGCGCGGGCGCAAATTCGCGGCCGCCCATGCCGACACGATTGTGGTCCACGCCAAGGGCATCGAGGCCATGCGCGCCTACCGCGAGGACGTGCACAAGAACATGGTCGCGCAAGGCCGCAAGCCTTCCGACTGCAAGGTCCTCTATCTCATCAATCCGATCCTCGGCGAGACCATGGACGAGGCTGAGGAGCGCAAGAAGAAGCGGAGCGCCATCGCGATGGAACGTATCGACGAGCGGCTCGCGCATTTCGGCAAGGTGACCAATATCGACTTCGGCAAGTTCGATCTCGAGAAGCCGCTGCCTGACGAGGTAACCACCAATGGCCACCAGCAGAACCTCGAGCAGTTCCGCAAAACGGCGAACGGGCGCTCGATCCGGGAAACAATGGCGAGCTTCAATGCGGTCGACCTGTCGGTCGAACTCTGCGGTACGCCCGACGTCGTCGCCGCACGCATGGGCGAGGTGATGCAGGAGGTGGGCGGCGACGGATTCCTGTTCTCGATGCCCAACGTCAATCGGCGCACGCTCGCCGAGATCGAGGACGGGCTGGTGCCGGCGTTGCAGGATCGCGGCCTGATGCGCACGGCCTACGAGCACAAGCATTTCCGCGACAATCTTCTGGCGTACTAG
- a CDS encoding PhzF family phenazine biosynthesis protein — translation MTEIDLVNVFTHMGRGGNPCPIVVDASSLPAAGMQSVARHFGHESGFVLPASGPDSDYVFRFWVPRHEMEMCGHATIGALWVLAMKGRLSGEQVRIETRSGAVTGYVDRGSSGEPSVEISQPAGKVVDLSRAEEEDVLSTLKLSRRDLLDLPIQNAVTSRVKTLVPIKGVRELNELVPDSAPIEACCGRIGSTGLYPYAVDHQAERRFEARQFPKSSGYPEDAATGIAAAALAFGLLKNELVERNSERITIMQGRAMGALSEIGVRLGFAGSRPVGCLLGGSVARVETRMLQLQDTMFASKS, via the coding sequence ATGACCGAGATCGACCTAGTCAACGTCTTCACCCACATGGGGCGTGGCGGCAACCCTTGCCCCATCGTCGTCGACGCCTCGAGCCTTCCCGCTGCGGGCATGCAATCGGTGGCCCGGCACTTCGGGCACGAATCGGGCTTCGTTCTGCCGGCGTCGGGACCGGACTCCGACTATGTCTTCCGGTTCTGGGTGCCGCGGCACGAGATGGAGATGTGCGGACACGCGACGATCGGCGCGCTTTGGGTCCTCGCGATGAAGGGGCGCCTGTCCGGTGAGCAGGTCCGCATCGAGACGCGCAGTGGAGCGGTGACAGGCTATGTCGATCGTGGCAGCTCGGGTGAGCCATCTGTCGAAATCAGCCAGCCGGCAGGCAAGGTCGTCGATCTCTCGCGCGCCGAAGAGGAAGATGTTCTGTCGACGCTCAAGCTGTCGCGCCGCGATCTGCTTGACCTGCCGATCCAGAACGCCGTCACGTCACGGGTGAAGACGCTCGTCCCGATCAAGGGTGTCCGCGAGCTCAACGAACTGGTGCCGGATTCGGCGCCGATCGAAGCGTGTTGTGGACGGATCGGGTCCACCGGCCTTTACCCCTACGCCGTCGACCATCAGGCCGAGCGGCGTTTCGAGGCGCGGCAGTTTCCGAAATCGTCAGGCTACCCCGAAGATGCCGCCACCGGCATCGCCGCAGCGGCGCTCGCGTTCGGACTGCTCAAGAACGAACTTGTCGAACGCAACAGCGAGCGGATCACCATCATGCAGGGGCGGGCGATGGGGGCCTTGTCGGAAATCGGGGTGCGCCTCGGCTTCGCCGGCAGCAGGCCGGTCGGCTGCCTTCTGGGAGGCTCTGTGGCGCGC